The genomic interval ATAGGCGACTGCTTTAGCCTCCAGAGCGCTTTCGCCAGACGGCGCTCCTGCAACTGCTTTGTGGCGTGAAATTAAGCAGTTGCTTTAAAATAAAGCAGATGAAGTCTTTATAAGAAGAAAAAAAGAACTTCGTTCCGGGTCAGCCTGAAGACGTTTGATAGAATATTTAGGACGTGGTTCTTCCTGTTCCTAAATGTTATTTTCTGAAGTAGGATGATTCGCGCAATGGTGGTGGGTGCGGCCGCTGATCCGATGCACGAGAACGGGGTAAACGGACAAGGGAATGGTATCACGCATTTCTATTTGGTTGGCCCGCAACACGTACCGACTCGGCGGGATTCTCGGCTATCCGCTGTTACGGCCGATCCTCTATCATCGCGTCCGGCGCGGCAAGGAGGACAGGGCGCGTCTGGGGGAGCGTCTCGGCCGCTCCAACCGGGAGAGACCGGAAGGTCCGCTCGTCTGGATACACGCAGCAAGCGTGGGCGAAACGCTCGCCGTCACCTCGGTCGTCCAGAATATTCATGAATTCGGCATCTCCGTTCTGCTGACAACCGGCACGGTGACATCCGCGCGCCTGGCGGCGGAGCGCTTCGGGGATACGGTCATTCATCAATACGTACCGCTGGATGCGCTGCCAGCGGTAACACGCTTTCTTGATCATTGGCGTCCTGACCTCGCCATCAATGTTGAAACCGAGGTCTGGCCGGTCACGATCGCGGAGCTCGCCAAACGCAAGATCGCGCAGGTTGTGGTCAATGGCCGAATTTCGGATCGTTCATTCGACCGCTGGATGCAGCGCCGCGAACTTGCCCGCACCATGTTCTCGCGGTTTTCGCTGGTCATGGCGCAGACCGATCTTGACGCCGAGCGCTTCGCCGATCTCGGGGCGCTGCATGTCTCGGTCACCGGCAATCTCAAGGTCGACCGCAGCGCGCCACCCGCCGATGATGAGGCCCTGCAGGCGCTGAAGAACGCAATCGGCGCGCGCCCGGTGTGGGCGGCGATCTCGACCTTCGACGGCGAGGAAAAGAATGCCGCCGACGTGCATGCCGCGCTCAAGGAGAGCCATCCCGACCTTCTGACCGTCATCGTTCCCCGCCATCCCGATCGCGGCGATGCGCTTGCCGCCCAGTTTTCGGCCGACGGACTTTCGGTCAAGCGTCGCTCGCTCGGCGAAAGCCCCGACGCGGAGACCGATATCTATCTCGGCGACACGATCGGGGATATGGGGCTTTATCTCCGCCTCACCGATATCGCCTTTGTCGGTCGCTCGATGACGGCGCGCGGCGGGCAGAATCCACTGGAGCCTGCCATGCTCGGCACCGCGATCCTGACGGGCCAGCATGTTGACAATTTCCGCGATACCTATCGTCAGTTGCGCCAGCGCGGCGCGGTGCGCACCGTCGACAGTACGGAGGCTCTGCTGCAATCCGTCGATCTGCTGCTGCGGGACGAAGCCGCGCGCGAACACATGATCGCCGCCGGCTATGCCGGGGTGCGCGACATGCGCGGCGCGCTGATCCGCACCATGAAGGGGCTGGAGCGTTATCTCGCGCCGCTCATTCTCGAGGCCCGCTTCTCCGCGCGCCCCAAGTCCGTGCCCGAAAAGAAGCGGTTGCCGATCGTTCCGGAGCGGATGCCCGAGCAGAATCTACGCAAGGCGCTGCAGTAAAGGTTTCCCGGGGCCGAAACGGTCAGCAAGCGGTCTCGTCGCGCGCGGCGAAATCTTCGGGAAGGGGAGCGGCCCTTCACGGCGTTGTTTGTCTGGTCTATCTGTTGGTTGAACCGTAATGCGATTACCTGACGGAGCGCATTGCTCCGGGGTCTGACAGAGAGTTGTGCCCGATATGAAGAAAACGACACGGGCCTTCTGGTGGAAGCGCGGCCATCCCCTGAGCCTCCTTCTTCTTCCCGTCTCTTGGATTTACGCCGCTGTCGCCGGCCGCCGGATGAGGCAGGCGGCGGGCGCTCGCGTGGGCGTGCCGGTTCTGTGCGTCGGCAATTTCACCGTTGGCGGGACGGGCAAGACCCCGGTGGCCGAAGCGCTGGCGCGCGCGGCACGCAAAAGCGGTAAACGGCCAGGCTTTCTGCTGCGCGGCTATGGCGGGAAGGTCGAGGGCGCGGTGCTGGTCGATCCGCAGCGCCACGGCTTTCGCGATGTC from Martelella mediterranea DSM 17316 carries:
- the waaA gene encoding lipid IV(A) 3-deoxy-D-manno-octulosonic acid transferase, with the translated sequence MVSRISIWLARNTYRLGGILGYPLLRPILYHRVRRGKEDRARLGERLGRSNRERPEGPLVWIHAASVGETLAVTSVVQNIHEFGISVLLTTGTVTSARLAAERFGDTVIHQYVPLDALPAVTRFLDHWRPDLAINVETEVWPVTIAELAKRKIAQVVVNGRISDRSFDRWMQRRELARTMFSRFSLVMAQTDLDAERFADLGALHVSVTGNLKVDRSAPPADDEALQALKNAIGARPVWAAISTFDGEEKNAADVHAALKESHPDLLTVIVPRHPDRGDALAAQFSADGLSVKRRSLGESPDAETDIYLGDTIGDMGLYLRLTDIAFVGRSMTARGGQNPLEPAMLGTAILTGQHVDNFRDTYRQLRQRGAVRTVDSTEALLQSVDLLLRDEAAREHMIAAGYAGVRDMRGALIRTMKGLERYLAPLILEARFSARPKSVPEKKRLPIVPERMPEQNLRKALQ